The following is a genomic window from Carassius carassius chromosome 24, fCarCar2.1, whole genome shotgun sequence.
GATACATTACTATACACAGTACTATTCTAAATCTGTATAGGTTttgacttaaagggttactccaccccaaaatgaaaattttgtcattaatcacttaccccatgtcgttccaaacccgtaaaagctccgttcgttttcggaacacaatttaagatattttggatgaaaacccggaggcttgagactgtcccatagactgccaagtaaataacagtctcatggtccataaaaggtatgaaaagttgtTGTCAGAATACTCCAGCTGACATCAGATGTGCagtctgggttatatgaagtgtcaggaacactttttgtaagcgaagaaaacaaaaataatgattttattcttacaaaaagtgttcccgttgCTTTTACGGCttttgaacgacatgagagtaagtgaattatgacaaaatgttcattttggggtggagtaacccttatGCCTCCTCTGAGACCAGAATGACAATTCAAagtttgagaaagaaaaaaaaaaaaaattacgtaaTGGGGAATTTACAGGGTGAAGACTTAGCATAACGTGCTTTAACAGAGTTACTGTAGAAACAGAAGATTGTAAAACCACTTTGCTGCCCAGGCAGAATGTTTACTGCTGCACTGGAATTATTGACaaacagtttgtatattattgtATTGAGTAGTATTATTGAAACGCAGGGTCTCAACAAGCTACGTTGACACTGAAACACAAATTTTGACAAGTATTTTAACACATCAGTTGGTATTTTGCCTCTGGCTGGTTTACTAGGCCATAAAAGGTACAACTGAGACAGAGACAAAGCATTGGGGTGAGTTTCCAGCCATTGTCGCCAGGCATAGGTCAGACACGGTCCCTGTCTGTCTCTGGTCTGAGAATTGATTCCTCTTTGGGAGCTGGGCTGCAAACAGATCCTGCCCGTCTGTTCGGTGACCACTTTTTAGAGCTGCCAGACACTACATCATAACATCCACTTTCACACCATACAATCCTAAAATGCCCTGAACACAATTGTTGTCACTTCCCAGGTGTAAGGTTTGTCTAGGGTAAGGGAGTAAACTGTGAAaagaagtggaaaaaaaaaaagaggcaagtATGCCCATCCCCTGCCCGATAGACACATTAAATTTCAGCTCAACAGGGATTTACTTACAAGATATATAAATCGACAAAGAAAACCAAAAGGAAGCAAAGCAGACTTCAGGAGGGGGTAATGCCAAAAAAAGTACCCTCTGACAAGTTAAGGAGTAAAACTAAAActgctacaaaaaaataaaataaaagatacacCAACTTACCAAAACCAGAAGAAAAATAGATTACAAAAATTAAACAGACACCCACCTCCCTACAGCTTCCAGCATATTTAAGCATGAAGGTAGTACAACAATGAGAAATGATGGTAACACTCTATATGCTACAATAAgcctaatatttaaaaaaaataaaaaaataaaaaattacacagCCTCAACTCTACATAGGGCAACAAGCAGAAAGCAGGTACAAGACACAGCACTCTGGAAGGTAAGCTTCAGTTTAAATGTTACTCCAAGCTTCTTTTGAGTTTAACTCTCCACAGTAACGAGCAGCAGGTGTAAGCAAtcacctctctctctcctgcacCTGGTAGAGCAGCAGAGAGAAACGAAGAGAAAAGAAACACCAAAACACCGGAATATACACTACTATAATAGACAACCACGTAACATATTATTATACACGTAAcagttattattacattttattttctcagATGATGAATACTGCAGACCACAAATTAATGTGGTCTGGATCGGAAAAATGTCCTTCAAaaccttaattcaatttcaattgAAGGCAGGGTTGTGTGTCATTCAGAATTGAATCGAACATGCATTTTCAACTGAGAATGCAGTTTCAGTTTCTCAATTGGAATGGCATAATTGCAATTCAAATTTGAAATGAAAGGAAATagaatttttaaaaaagcattgaAATGTCAAGACtagatacattttaatgtaatttttaggTAGAAAAGTGAAGTTTGAAAAAACTAACTTTGAATGTTGGCAAAATAAAGCCTTGTTTAAAATTTTTGAGAAATGTTTGAAGGTTTATAGGcataatgacagacagacagacagacagacagacagacagacagacagatagatagatagatagatagatagatagatagatagatagatagatagatagatagatagaaaacatCTCATGCCTCCTTTATAAAATCACTCCCAATAACAACAAttgaaaacaagaaacaagaatcTTTCTTCAAAACAAGTGTACTTTGCCTAAGATTGATTCATCCATTTACAACGTTAtgtgtgtttcagtgtgaatTCAGTTTAAAAACTGGAGCGGGGGGCCTGGATTTCCCGTTCCACACTTGGCATGCTGGGTGCATCCCGACAGACCAGCCTGTGGCGGAAGTGTCCACTCAGCAGAATGTAGATGAAGGGGTTTATGCTGCTGGCGGCGTAGCTTATGCACACAGACAGGTAGTAGCAGGTGTGGTATGCTAATGAGGGGCGTGGTACACTTAAGTTAACTAGCTGCAACACGTGGTATGGCCCAACACTGACCAGGAAAACCGCTACCAGAACCAGGACCATTTTAGTGAGACGGACCACACGTTCCCGAGGCAGGCTGGTGTTATACCTGAGAAAAAGTAGGGAATGAGGGATTTGGTCATACAGTAAGTTGCCTAAACATTAACTCTAAGTTTAGGGTAATTACACTCAGGGCTGGATTCACAGACATTAGACATTAGCATTCAATAGCATTTGTGGCATGTTGTTTAACACAGCAAAAAATCTTTAATAAAGACAACACTTGGTTACAGTGAGGTATGGCAATATAATGCCATAGAACCTAAAACCCTGAAACTGTCTAAAAtgattaagttttttttacagctcaaataatatACGTTTAACAGAAAACAATTAAGTGCTTTTAAGAATTCTTAGCTTAAACTTTCTGCAAAATTTGTTGCATTtatgttttttgcatttttgtcatttttagaaaACCTAggatattttttatagatttgaCTTATAATTCATGGTTTAGCCCATAAAATCTACATCACAATGCACTCTCAATCttaaactaaaacatttataCTGTATAAGCCGGATAACTCTTGAACGGGATATCACATCTGACAGCTTCATACAAGAAATTCACTTATTCACTTTGCAGTAGATATTCTCTTTATGGATGGCAAGTTAAACATTAATGAACGAAACCAGTGTAGACCTATTCTAGAATAGTCAAGCTTGTGACAGGCTTCACAAGCAATTCAATTAGCAGATTTGCCAGTTTTATATCACATACTTGTTATGATGAAGGTAACTTCACCTGTTAGCCTTTTTGTTCTTGCGATACATTCTCCAGGAGTAGCAAAGAATCAGTATATAGCAGATGAGAATCAGAGGTAATGGCAGGAAGAAGGAGGTCACAGTCTGGTAGAGTGTATACCTACAGATATATGAGGACACATATTTAAACCCTTCACAACTCCCTCTCTACAGCatgttacagcccacttattttaattaaacaagaagGCTGGATTCCTCAGAGCCACAGACTTCTGTACATGCAATTTTTAGTGAAGGGGAAAAGATACTGACAGAAAAAATTATTGTGTTGCTTTTAAGTGACTATAAGCCTATGAGCCACTATACTGAATTGCAGCTTTCACAGCAGATAACAGaaaataacttcttttttttagagtactgcactgaaaaaaaaatctatataactTTGTAGGCTTTATAGCAGTTCTCAAACAAAATTCTGAAAATGGTATGTGAAAAACAGCTATTTATTTGTGAGCcactttcttttccttttcaaTAGAAGATTGTGTAACAATAGAGTAACAGAAGAATAGAATTCAGACTTTAAAGCAGAACTatgtcaataaaaataaacagagggTTGAGAGAAGGAAGGATAATAGACCTGTGCAGCAGGTTATAATGCAAGTATTACCTGCTGCATATACTTGTAAAGCAGAACCAATTACCAGAGCAATTCTTTGGGAGAGACCAGGTTAAGGGTACAGCTCTCAAGACCGTCCCTGAAGCGGATCACTTTAGCATGAACCCAGGCCGGCAGAACCATGATGAAGGAGGCCGCCCACACAAACAGGTTAATACGGATAGTCCTGGATCTGGTTCTGAGACTCAACAGACGAAATGGATGAACAAGGGCCAGGTATCtgtacatcaatgaaaaacaataTAGATTTTACTctccatatgttttttttttcttttcttttttggtagTTTTGCAATTCCTAAGAGGtatgcaaaatgaaaacaaaagtttCTAAGCAGTTGTACACATCGAAACGTATGTGTTTGTTAGCTTTTTCTTTTTCCAGGTCCAGATAGATTTCAGCCTTGAAATTTTTGTTTAACTCTGCTCTCATGAaagcttttttaatatttattaaaagctttttttaatattagagttaatatacatatatgtatagagagttatatatatatatatatatatatatatatatatatatatacagttatatacatatatacagtacagaccagaaTTTTGGactcaccttctcattcaaagagttttctttattttcatgattatgaaaattgtagattaacactgaaggcatcaaaactaagaattaacacatgtggaattatatatggaattatatacataacaaaaaagtgtgaaacaactgaaaatatgtcatattgtaggttcttcaaagtagccaccttttgctttgattactgctttccacactcttggcattctcctgatgagcttcaagaggcagtcacctgaaatggtcttccaacagtcttgaaggagttccccgagagatgctttgCACTTgatggcccttttgccttctgtctgcggtccagctcacccctaaaccatctcgattgggttcaggtccggtgactgtggaggccaggtcatctggcgcagcaccccatcactctccttcttggtcaaatagcccttgatgccttcagtgtgactctacaattctcatagtcatgaaaataaagaaaactctttgaatgagaaggtgtgtccaaacttttggtctgtactgtatgtatgtatttacagagttttattagagtttttggatgcagccttggtgcttaataataaaaaaacttgtcACATTTACAAAATTAGGTAATTGTGTTCACTCATCTATgcaaatgtatatttatgtagaGACAAAATTATTAGTCTGTCATCAATAACTGTTAATTTGACTAATGAATGGTTCACCACAAAAAAGTCTTAAGGTTTTGGTTTTAtcgtttgtttaaaaaaaaacctttgagcaAATAGTGTTAAATACTATCTAAattaattctaatttaaaaatttacattttagaataaactttataatagaacaaaataaacttaacattaaataaatcagcctatgttttttttttctttttttttggtagttTTGCAATTCCTAAGAggtatgcaaaataaaaacaaaagtttcTAAGCAGTTGTACACATCGAAacatgtgtatttgtgtattagATTTCAGCCTATAGGAATTCCTGCATTGGATGGCCAATTTCAcatgtattttgtgtattttcaaaaaacaaaatacctgtatttgtatttaaattagtgctgtcaaataattaatagtgattaatcacatctgaaataaaagttttttttttatgtgtgtgcactgtgtatatatatatatatatatatatatatatatatatatatatatatatatataaattgtttatatatttaatatatttatatagtataaaatataataagataaatctatattcatgtaaatattaaaaaatataaactgcatgtgtgtgtatttatacatacataataaataagcacagtcacatacatgtgtatttatgtaatttataattgTGATAAGAGTGGCCTCTAGTGGTGAGTCCACAGTGTCACAACTTTAAATGAGACACTAATGCACCTGGTTTAAACTTTGTGCTGCATAAAAACACAGTAACTGCACTACTAGCCACATTTCAAAAATCATTTGCAATGCCCAATGGAGAAGCATAATCAAAACCTAATCAGCTTTCATCAAATTATATATTGTAGCTCTAACAATTCAGTAACTATTCATTAACTTTATTGAGGCTCAtaggtaaatatatttatttaatttgcgaTTAAAGGCATACACAAACTTTGAAGTATTCACTACAAAATAGGCCATTAAACATTTACATCATAATCGTCTGTGAAAAAATATACAGTTTATCACACTTATGTGTCAATAT
Proteins encoded in this region:
- the LOC132103676 gene encoding melanin-concentrating hormone receptor 2-like, producing MMSAMVESDPVVWNFTLKSDNSTLANETVAGYPADEYYNIVHVTETKILPAFVGFLCSTGLVGNILVLVTILRSAKKTVPDVYMGNLAVADLVHVTVMPFLIHQWARGGQWVFGSTLCTIITSLDNCNQVACAAVMTAMSLDRYLALVHPFRLLSLRTRSRTIRINLFVWAASFIMVLPAWVHAKVIRFRDGLESCTLNLVSPKELLWYTLYQTVTSFFLPLPLILICYILILCYSWRMYRKNKKANRYNTSLPRERVVRLTKMVLVLVAVFLVSVGPYHVLQLVNLSVPRPSLAYHTCYYLSVCISYAASSINPFIYILLSGHFRHRLVCRDAPSMPSVEREIQAPRSSF